A section of the Humulus lupulus chromosome 2, drHumLupu1.1, whole genome shotgun sequence genome encodes:
- the LOC133815156 gene encoding uncharacterized protein LOC133815156 has product MDLSQCEHFRKQAPPSFEGKADPMVVKFWLKSVESFFDHMELNDHQRTDFVQSFGKKYFIATVLATRVDEFVTLVQGSLSITDYAMKFDRLARFVSEIEPTDAMGVQSFMKGLKPMIARDAKMTSAEVVSYAEVLKALEVEYLEDSIWKDSVARREANGNKGFHEVNKRKAYEGQSSGNDKKPRPLTTNGNNHNNHNNHNNYNSHNNDRNRGNHQDNKVEHPIYPKSSR; this is encoded by the exons ATGGATTTGAGCCAGTGTGAGCATTTTAGGAAGCAAGCCCCACCTAGTTTTGAAGGGAAAGCTGACCCTATGGTAGTAAAATTTTGGTTGAAGTCTGTAGAATCTTTCTTTGATCACATGGAGTTGAACGATCATCAAAGG ACAGACTTTGTTCAATCATTTGGCAAGAAGTACTTCATTGCAACTGTATTGGCAACCAGAGTGGACGAGTTTGTGACTTTGGTTCAAGGGAGCCTTTCTATTACCGACTACGCAATGAAGTTTGACAGGTTGGCTAGGTTTGTATCTGAAATCGAACCAACTGATGCCATGGGGGTCCAAAGTTTTATGAAGGGACTTAAGCCAATGATTGCTAGAGATGCCAAGATGACCAGTGCTGAGGTGGTTAGTTATGCTGAGGTTTTGAAGGCACTTGAAGTAGAGTACTTGGAGGACAGTATATGGAAGGATAGTGTTGCAAGAAGGGAGGCCAATGGAAACAAAGGCTTCCATGAGGTCAATAAGAGGAAGGCCTATGAAGGGCAGAGTAGTGGCAATGACAAGAAGCCTAGACCCCTGACCACAAATGGAAATAATCACAACAATCATAACAACCACAACAACTATAACAGTCACAACAATGATCGTAACCGTGGAAATCACCAAGACAACAAAGTTGAGCACCCCATCTACCCTAAATCCTCGCGATGA